CTTCGGCTAATTGAAAAGTATAGTCAACTGAAGCGGAAAAGTTGTTCGATCTCCTTTTTTCAAAAGCTATGGTTATGCCGCCGACATTTCCATAATCCCGATTAATGAATCGAGCGTAAAAGTCTTGGGTAAAGGTAGTGATGATCTCCATTCCAAGAAGATGTTCCATATCCTTATAAAATCCGGTTATGTCAATACCGATATTATCTGTAAACTGCTGCTGAAGCCCCACTTCATAGATTACGGTCTGCTGCGGTTGAAGCTCGGCGTTACCCATCGTAGAAGTTAAGCTACCGCTGAATACTTCAAATTCAGAGTTAATATATAGGTGTTCGAAAGTAGGAATTTGGGAAAAATGACCATAAGAAAAATGTATGACTCCCCTATCGGTTATCGGAAAGGATACGCCGATTCTGGGGCTAAGAGAATGAACAGCTTTGGCATTTCTGAAGTTATTTGCCCACTTGACTCCACGGACATTGACTGTATCCGTAATCTCTCCTAATTCAGGTACATATTCATTTTCTCTTACAAGGGTAGTAAAATCGTTGTTTGGGGAAACAACCGTGAAATATCTCGCATTGTCCGGATCTCTCAACTCTATCGGAGTTTTAGCGGACGCGTTAAAATAATCATATCTCAAACCTATATTGATAATTAAATCTTCGTACTCCATTTTGTCTTGAATGTATGCCGCACCTTCAATTGGATTGTGCGTATAGCGATTATTGGCGATGGAATTAGGGAGGGCGACAGCAGGCTCGAATGGTCTTATTGTTAGACCCGATTCATCTTTTTTAGGAATGATCTCGAATTCGTGGAAAAATAAAGTGTGTCTTCTGAACTCAAAACCACCTTTTATTAAGTGTGAATTATTCACCTGACTGGTCATATCCATCTTACCTTGAATGGATTTAGTATTTCGTCTGGTCTGCCACATCTCTGTTCCACCCGTCTTGAACGCATTGCTGGAGTTATTTTGCACTCGTTTAGGGTCCACATATCCCGAATCAAGAGGATCTTTAAAAGTGTACTTTTTAAAATCGAAAAAAGTACTGGCAAATTTCAGTGTATAAAATGTCCTCGGGTTTAACGTGTGATTAAATATCAACGATTGTGAATTTCCACGATTGAACTGTTTAAAATCACCGTCAGGATTAAGCTTGAACAAGTGAGAATATTCACGGAAATCTACACCGTCCACTAAAAAACCATATGAAAGCCTAATAGTTGGGGATATTCGATAAGTAAGCTTTCCTCCTGCACTAAGCTTCTTCAATGGGTTCATCGGAACAAAAGCGCCGTCACCGGTCTCTTCTACGAATACATTGGGTTCCCCCGGTGTCGCGCTGCCATCACCTTCTCCGAAATCAGGCCCCGGATACTGTTCGTCGCCCGGACCGATACCGTCAGCGCCAATATCATCAACCCTCACATTCCAATTATCGAAATTTGAAGAGTCAGAAGGTGAAAATCTTCTCTGTCCATATAACCAACCATCGTTGTTAGTTATTCTTCCCGTGAGAAAGAATGAAAACTTATTGCCTAAAAAGTTAAGCGGACCATCGACACTCAACTGGATATTAGATATATTCGTTCCGTTTACATCATCAATATTCAAAAACGTTTCCTCATTCGAGCTTATGTACTCCCCAGCATAAAATGATAAATTACCTCTGAATTTGTCACCGCCTTCTTTAAGCACAACGTCAATAACTCCGGACATAGCCTGACCGTACTCGGCATTGAAAGGACCGCTGATAACCTGCAACTCTTGAATGGAATTGTTCTCTATCTCAATAGAGATATTTCCGGAATATGGATCCGTGACGGAAAGACCATCTACCAAAAAAGCAATCTCGCTTGACCTTCCTCCCCTGATGTGAATATCGCCATCAGCACCAACGACAATTCCTGCCTGAAGCGCTAAAACATCACTGAATTCCTCAACGGGTATTTCTCTCAACTGTTCAGCGCTCACGATGGAAAGAGAAGACGTCAGATCTTTCTTTATAATCGGAATCCTTGCCGTGACGGTAACTTCCTTGAGCTGTAACCCGGAAGGCTGTAATTGAAATTCAATTTTGGTGGTGAAGTCGGCTGATACCCTGACCTCTGAATATAAAACCGCCGTGTAGCCTATCATAGTACCTTTAACGGTATAAATACCAGGCGAAATGTTTAGGATTACGAACTTACCATTCTCATCCGCAGCCGCTCCCAAAGCAGTACCACTGACTATGATGTTTGCTCCAGCGAGGGGCTCTCCGGTAGAAATATCCTGAATGGAACCGGAAATCTTACCTGTGGTTCCGGCAATTAATGATGAATTATAATTGAACGCTAAAAGCGCAGCTACCGATAATATTATCGTGAAAGGTCCCCGGCTACAGAGAGAATTCAACGCCATATTTTTTCCTCTTAATTGCGATAACCATAGATAAGTAAAGTCAGGTTTATAGTCAAGAAGAATCTTATGACTAACAATTAAAACAGTTTATGTCAACATATTTGCAGTTCGCTATACGAATGAACATCTGACGTGTTCAGCATTTGCTCAGATTTTTCTGGTTTGCTCAGTTTAAGTATTTGACGGGCGTTGCTATTATTTCAACAGCAACATCTTTCGCGTCTGAGTGAATCCGCCTGCTTGAATTCTGTAAAAATATATACCAGAAGAAACGCCGCTTGCATCCCACGTTATCTGGTGGAACCCTGTGGATTGAATCCCGTCAACAAGGCGAGCGATTTCCTCTCCAAGTAAATTATATACAATCAGTAGAACTTCGCTTGTGCTTGGCAAGACATAATTGATGGTAGTAACAGGATTAAATGGGTTTGGGTAATTTTGTTCGAGTTGGAAAGAAAACGGTGTGATTGAAATGTCCTCGTCAACACTGACCGGGTTTAGCAAATTAGTTATGATTTCCGTCATCCGCCTCGGATTGTATTCAGTACTATGATACACGATTTTCATCTGTTGATCGATTATATAATCAAGTGGAAAGGGAGAAATACTCAAAGGCTGCTGATAATCAATGCCAATGTCATTCGAACCCATCAGTACGGGGAAGTCTATTCCGAAGGCGGCTACAAACTTTTTGACAAGTTCCAAATTTTCGCTAATGTTTACACCGAAAAGAACTACAGGTTCGGTTTCGAACTTCTGCCCTATCGATACGCCTATGTCCGACAACTCCGGACCGCAGACCGGTCACCACGATGCGAAGAGCGAGAGAACAATCACCTTGCCGGCATAATCCGACAGAGAGTGAGGCACTCCGTCTATGTCATTCAGTGTGAAATCCGGCGCATCGTCGCCGTTCCTAAGGGCTTTTGTATATCCCCTTGCGACTAACGTCCTGCGCGATTCGTCAGGATCGTTCGACCAAAAACTTATGACAGCCTGGGTATTATTCGTATCTTCAGGTGTAAATATCAATTTTACTTCCGCGATTCCTCCCGGCTCTATATTCAAAAAATCCGGTTCAAGAGTGAAATCCGCTCCGTTTGAAGTTATACTATCCACCAATAAGATTGAAGATCCTGTATTTTGCACTATAATAATTGAATCTGAGCTGCTTCCTAAGGGCGTGTCGCCAAAAAAATAAAATGTTTCAGGTAGAAAAATGTCCGGTTCTTGTGTATTACCGAAACGCAGAACGTTAAAATTCAGCCAGTTGGCTACGTAAAGTAAGCTGTCTCTTGCAGCTATGCCCATACCTCTCATAGTCATCTCTTCCCATCCCAGTAGGAACGGCGCTTGCCTGTTTGTTACATCTATTACTTCGACAATATCCCACTCAGCAAGATATGCCCTATCGCCAACCACCGAAACACCCGCCGTAAAAAACGGACTTTGGTAGTTACTCAAAAAGAACGGACTTGACGGGTCGCTCACATCAAATATATCGAGCCCCTGTGAGCCTACGGCAACATAAGCGATACCGTCAACCACATCCATGTCCCGTGCGGGTGCGGAAGTAGCCATAGCGGAAAGCTCGCTTACGTTAGTCGGATCGCTTACGTCAAGTATCTTGAGTCCTCCTCTGCCATCTGTTACATAGGCAATACCTGCTTGCACTACGACAGTCCACGCATTAGTCAGATTTTCGTAAACACCAATACTCAATATAGATTCACTAACCAAATCAAAAATCTCTAAACCTTTTTCATGTCTTGCTGCATAAAGGTAATTTGCATCAAGATATAGCCCTTCATAACTTACTCCTTCTTCGATATGCAAACTCACTCGCTGTAGAAAATTTAGATTCGTTATGTTAATCACTGAAATTCCATCAAGCCTTCCCGATGCATATGCGAGATCGGTGCCGATTGCGGAATGATAAAACCTCGCGCCAAATGTGTCTGAGTCAGGAGACGGCGCATACCGTCCTCCTGTAAAAACAGGAAAATCCGGATCGTTAGGATCGCTAATATTAAAAGCCGTTAAACCGCCAACACCCGCCACCCAAGCCCTATTCCCGACCAATTCTACGTCAACCATCTCGGAGAACCAGGTAGCTCTAAATTCCCCTATGGGATCGATGTTATCAAAGCCCTGGGGAAATGCAAGACTGTGGAACAGAATAATGTATAAAGCAATCAGAAGTTTCTCTCGACTGAAATTTAAAATTGTCTCACCCATTCTTCTAACCTGATTAATTTTATTTACTTTTCAATTCTTAAAACCTGCTTAGAAGAGAAAGCCGGAAGCCTTCGAAATCCGGGACGAACCTGCACACACCACCTGAACATTGCCTGCCGCCACGAACTTTACCCGTCCATAAAGTGATGTTATGGTTTCTCATGAATTCCATCTTTGCTTCGACAAAAGTCCATCGCCCTTTAACTCTGCCGCTTACGTCCGCCCATTCCGTTCCGGTGGAGATAGAGAATTTGCCCGACGGCGTATAGCTTAACGCTAA
The genomic region above belongs to Candidatus Neomarinimicrobiota bacterium and contains:
- a CDS encoding redoxin domain-containing protein, which produces MGETILNFSREKLLIALYIILFHSLAFPQGFDNIDPIGEFRATWFSEMVDVELVGNRAWVAGVGGLTAFNISDPNDPDFPVFTGGRYAPSPDSDTFGARFYHSAIGTDLAYASGRLDGISVINITNLNFLQRVSLHIEEGVSYEGLYLDANYLYAARHEKGLEIFDLVSESILSIGVYENLTNAWTVVVQAGIAYVTDGRGGLKILDVSDPTNVSELSAMATSAPARDMDVVDGIAYVAVGSQGLDIFDVSDPSSPFFLSNYQSPFFTAGVSVVGDRAYLAEWDIVEVIDVTNRQAPFLLGWEEMTMRGMGIAARDSLLYVANWLNFNVLRFGNTQEPDIFLPETFYFFGDTPLGSSSDSIIIVQNTGSSILLVDSITSNGADFTLEPDFLNIEPGGIAEVKLIFTPEDTNNTQAVISFWSNDPDESRRTLVARGYTKALRNGDDAPDFTLNDIDGVPHSLSDYAGKVIVLSLFASW
- a CDS encoding TonB-dependent receptor, translating into MALNSLCSRGPFTIILSVAALLAFNYNSSLIAGTTGKISGSIQDISTGEPLAGANIIVSGTALGAAADENGKFVILNISPGIYTVKGTMIGYTAVLYSEVRVSADFTTKIEFQLQPSGLQLKEVTVTARIPIIKKDLTSSLSIVSAEQLREIPVEEFSDVLALQAGIVVGADGDIHIRGGRSSEIAFLVDGLSVTDPYSGNISIEIENNSIQELQVISGPFNAEYGQAMSGVIDVVLKEGGDKFRGNLSFYAGEYISSNEETFLNIDDVNGTNISNIQLSVDGPLNFLGNKFSFFLTGRITNNDGWLYGQRRFSPSDSSNFDNWNVRVDDIGADGIGPGDEQYPGPDFGEGDGSATPGEPNVFVEETGDGAFVPMNPLKKLSAGGKLTYRISPTIRLSYGFLVDGVDFREYSHLFKLNPDGDFKQFNRGNSQSLIFNHTLNPRTFYTLKFASTFFDFKKYTFKDPLDSGYVDPKRVQNNSSNAFKTGGTEMWQTRRNTKSIQGKMDMTSQVNNSHLIKGGFEFRRHTLFFHEFEIIPKKDESGLTIRPFEPAVALPNSIANNRYTHNPIEGAAYIQDKMEYEDLIINIGLRYDYFNASAKTPIELRDPDNARYFTVVSPNNDFTTLVRENEYVPELGEITDTVNVRGVKWANNFRNAKAVHSLSPRIGVSFPITDRGVIHFSYGHFSQIPTFEHLYINSEFEVFSGSLTSTMGNAELQPQQTVIYEVGLQQQFTDNIGIDITGFYKDMEHLLGMEIITTFTQDFYARFINRDYGNVGGITIAFEKRRSNNFSASVDYTFQLAEGNASDPMQVFNDAASNKESEIQVILLDWDQTHTLNFNLTLSQPGSWGMSLVGRMGSGFPYTPRLLNASSSFVNSERKPAQYTFDIKVHKDLNLANAKYSVFFKVFNIFDRQNEILVYSDTGRAGYSIRPRTSVKGVNTLDDFRNRPDFYSEPRRILIGASVGF
- a CDS encoding T9SS type A sorting domain-containing protein; this translates as MSDIGVSIGQKFETEPVVLFGVNISENLELVKKFVAAFGIDFPVLMGSNDIGIDYQQPLSISPFPLDYIIDQQMKIVYHSTEYNPRRMTEIITNLLNPVSVDEDISITPFSFQLEQNYPNPFNPVTTINYVLPSTSEVLLIVYNLLGEEIARLVDGIQSTGFHQITWDASGVSSGIYFYRIQAGGFTQTRKMLLLK